Proteins from a single region of Mytilus trossulus isolate FHL-02 chromosome 2, PNRI_Mtr1.1.1.hap1, whole genome shotgun sequence:
- the LOC134707435 gene encoding cyclin-dependent kinase 2-interacting protein-like isoform X1, which translates to MTNENESRFSPVKKHGQRNVKEHNKSGNLTGSERQIKDGVADVYNLIQKWKNANSDGMHIIDTIANIKLQHVYKENKDETLPNGSIPEELEAQCTSLLSIIQKMVNILVLSQEKIVKKLSGTSAMFVGVMKLQQHLTDDLVLFQTWTPDIFVSTVRELTEMYRKEYKLKQLIYKNICHAKDRNTMMFYTSSWLHQPYITDKSHVLLESLLLETGHK; encoded by the exons ggaATGTAAAAGAGCATAATAAAAGTGGAAATTTAACAGGAAGTGAGAGACAAATCAAAGATGGGGTAGCAGATGTGTACAATCTTATTCAAAAATGGAAGAACGCTAACTCAGACGGAATGCACATTATTGATACCATAGCTAATATTAAGCTACAACATGt TTATAAGGAGAATAAAGATGAAACCCTACCAAATGGCAGTATACCTGAAGAATTAGAAGCACAATGTACCTCACTGCTGAGTATTATTCAGAAAATGGTGAATATTCTGGTACTCAGTCAA gagAAAATTGTGAAGAAATTGTCAGGAACATCAGCTATGTTTGTGGGTGTGATGAAACTTCAGCAGCATCTAACTGATGATTTGGTTTTGTTTCAAACCTGGACTCCTGATATATTCG tttctaCAGTAAGAGAACTGACAGAAATGTATAGAAAGGAATATAAACTGAAACAACTGATTTACAAGAACATTTGTCATGCAAAAGATCGTAATACCATGATGTTTTATACATCGTCATGGTTACACCAACCTTACATCACAGATAAAAGTCATGTGTTGTTAGAAAGCTTGCTGTTAGAAACTGGacataaatga
- the LOC134707435 gene encoding cyclin-dependent kinase 2-interacting protein-like isoform X3 translates to MTNENESRFSPVKKHGQRNVKEHNKSGNLTGSERQIKDGVADVYNLIQKWKNANSDGMHIIDTIANIKLQHVYKENKDETLPNGSIPEELEAQCTSLLSIIQKMEKIVKKLSGTSAMFVGVMKLQQHLTDDLVLFQTWTPDIFVSTVRELTEMYRKEYKLKQLIYKNICHAKDRNTMMFYTSSWLHQPYITDKSHVLLESLLLETGHK, encoded by the exons ggaATGTAAAAGAGCATAATAAAAGTGGAAATTTAACAGGAAGTGAGAGACAAATCAAAGATGGGGTAGCAGATGTGTACAATCTTATTCAAAAATGGAAGAACGCTAACTCAGACGGAATGCACATTATTGATACCATAGCTAATATTAAGCTACAACATGt TTATAAGGAGAATAAAGATGAAACCCTACCAAATGGCAGTATACCTGAAGAATTAGAAGCACAATGTACCTCACTGCTGAGTATTATTCAGAAAATG gagAAAATTGTGAAGAAATTGTCAGGAACATCAGCTATGTTTGTGGGTGTGATGAAACTTCAGCAGCATCTAACTGATGATTTGGTTTTGTTTCAAACCTGGACTCCTGATATATTCG tttctaCAGTAAGAGAACTGACAGAAATGTATAGAAAGGAATATAAACTGAAACAACTGATTTACAAGAACATTTGTCATGCAAAAGATCGTAATACCATGATGTTTTATACATCGTCATGGTTACACCAACCTTACATCACAGATAAAAGTCATGTGTTGTTAGAAAGCTTGCTGTTAGAAACTGGacataaatga
- the LOC134707435 gene encoding cyclin-dependent kinase 2-interacting protein-like isoform X2 has protein sequence MVKVKFILVLGNVKEHNKSGNLTGSERQIKDGVADVYNLIQKWKNANSDGMHIIDTIANIKLQHVYKENKDETLPNGSIPEELEAQCTSLLSIIQKMVNILVLSQEKIVKKLSGTSAMFVGVMKLQQHLTDDLVLFQTWTPDIFVSTVRELTEMYRKEYKLKQLIYKNICHAKDRNTMMFYTSSWLHQPYITDKSHVLLESLLLETGHK, from the exons ggaATGTAAAAGAGCATAATAAAAGTGGAAATTTAACAGGAAGTGAGAGACAAATCAAAGATGGGGTAGCAGATGTGTACAATCTTATTCAAAAATGGAAGAACGCTAACTCAGACGGAATGCACATTATTGATACCATAGCTAATATTAAGCTACAACATGt TTATAAGGAGAATAAAGATGAAACCCTACCAAATGGCAGTATACCTGAAGAATTAGAAGCACAATGTACCTCACTGCTGAGTATTATTCAGAAAATGGTGAATATTCTGGTACTCAGTCAA gagAAAATTGTGAAGAAATTGTCAGGAACATCAGCTATGTTTGTGGGTGTGATGAAACTTCAGCAGCATCTAACTGATGATTTGGTTTTGTTTCAAACCTGGACTCCTGATATATTCG tttctaCAGTAAGAGAACTGACAGAAATGTATAGAAAGGAATATAAACTGAAACAACTGATTTACAAGAACATTTGTCATGCAAAAGATCGTAATACCATGATGTTTTATACATCGTCATGGTTACACCAACCTTACATCACAGATAAAAGTCATGTGTTGTTAGAAAGCTTGCTGTTAGAAACTGGacataaatga